The Malaclemys terrapin pileata isolate rMalTer1 chromosome 2, rMalTer1.hap1, whole genome shotgun sequence nucleotide sequence ATTCCCCCAATTGCTCTCAATTTAGCATAAGCTATTGATGATATTCCTAAGACTTAGACTGACTTGTGGATAAATGAGTGAAAGTGAAAGGAAGTGTTTCTTGCATTCGCAGACCTTAATGATGCCATATAAATATCACGAATGAATGTAAAACAAACAGGGCTGAAATTCATTGACAGTTCCCAGCACGAGACTACACTTTATCTTCTAGAGCAGTTGAATgtccctaaggccttgtctacacttgcggCAGCATGTGGGGTAGATGTAGCTACATGCCATAGTGAGAAACAGGCTGCCTCcccactgtggtgtgtagctacacgaggcagtgaaaggctttggcagaggggaggcagagTAGAAGTGGGAGACACAGCTTGGGCGTGTAGAGAGCTGTGTGGGGTACATACCCTAAGGTTCTGGCGTGTCTGTACTCTACttacctaagcagtgcctcaccatctacactgctgtttatacccatACTAGCTGGGTATgtagtatgtctacactacacaccactaCAAATGTCGGCATAACCTATGTGACACATGATTTTCGGTCGCTACCGGCCTGGGCTAGATTCAAACCAGGCTATTGGTGGAAAACTCTATGCCCTAGAGTCATCCAGTTCCCTCttcttttttaacttttaaatatacttttgttaaagtgttttttgttttttccttttgtagGCCTCTGAGATGTGGAGTTGACCCCAATTCAGTTTTgtacccctcctcttccctcccaataGATCTAGCTGTGTCATGGCAGCCAGACTGGTGCAACGCTGTTGTCGTCGGCTCTTTGGTGGCTCCACCTTCGCATCCCTGGCAAACCCAGCTTCTCTGTTAGCACCAGCATCCAAGACAGTGATAGCAAGAGCTCTGCCTCAGGGAGCTCTCGCTTCATTATACACTTCAGGCCTCTCCAGGCAAATAGACACACACTCAGTCAAGAAGCAAGGGTACAGTGGACATCCAGAGAACAGAAAGATTGATGAACTCATTGCATCAGCTCCTAGCCCTGGCGATCTCTTGCACGTGGGTGAACATGACTCTCTAAATGGGAAGCAGGCCTCCGCACTGATCATCCAACTCTCCCGACTCGTGGTGAAGGAAAACCTAAAACCGAAGAGCATCTTGCAGGACAGTCGCTTCCAGCGAGTGCTCGGCGTTCTACATAGCCAGGTACATTCCCATGATGCTGCGGACAGGCGCTCTCGGAGGGAGGAGTGTGATTGGGAGAAGAAGCGTAGAAAGTGCCCTTTCCCTGGTGCTTTTAACCACACTTGATGAGACGTAATTTCCCAAAGATCCCTAGCTGGTGGCCTGTGCAGAGTTGGCTGGTCACATGATGTTGGTTCTCCGAACTTCCAGCTGAGAGAGAGCAcatggaagggagagagagagtgaccaACTGCTTTCAGAAAAGGCAGAATACTTATTGCACTAGAAACCACTAAAACTGCAGCATTACTTAGGTATTCCATTTCTGTGTGTTCAAAGGCTGTAGTGGCTGTGGGCGCTATGCGTCCCAGTGGTTGGGCACAGGCAGGAATTGGGGTGATAGCCAAGCAGACACTACATTGCCTTACCAATTTGCAGTCTCTCTATTGAgatcctgctgcttcctcccctaTTGGTGACACGAAGCAGTGGTGCTTCAGACAGCCCTGCTAAATTCTGTTGTCTTCACAAGGGCTGTGGTGAACAGCTGCACAAGGATTAATAAAGTTAAAGTTTGAATTGGACTGATCATTGGTGaattctgctgccagcagcagtgttgTACCCATGTTAAGAACTTTAGTTTCCCCCTTTGGGCACTTCAATGAATTCACACCCAGCTCTCAACAGCCATGTGGAACCCTGGATTAGCCCAATGAAATCTCAGTAAAATGATAGGATAGCTAAACAAGAGAATAAGAGTGGGTTTCACACGTTACATTATGTTCTCCACTACCTATTAAACTACAGCAGCCTTGTCAAATTCAGTACTGTCCTTGTCTGTGGTCGGTACTGGCCCAGCCGGCTGCCACAGCAACATCTGTAGTTCATGGGCCCCATTTCTCTATTACTGGACCCTGGGGATAAAAGAATGCTACAGACACCTGGTATAGATCAGTAGAAATACTTCAGCATCTCACCGTAAGAGCATGCCTACATGGGAATGTTAAATTGGATTAGTTTGTTTACTCTAAGTGCACCAAATTGTTGCACTTAGATCTGGAGAAGGGTAAACAGtggggtggcaaaatttgcagatgatacaaaactactcaagatagttaagtcccaagcagattgcgaagagctacaaaaggatctctcaaaactgggtgactgggcaacaaaatggcagatgaaattcaatgttgataaatgcaaagtaatgcacattggaaaacataatcccaactatacatataaaatgacggggtctaaattaggtgttactacttaagaaagagaccttggagtcattgtggatagttctctggaaacatccactcaatgtgcagcggcagtcaaaaaagtgaagagaatgttgggaatcattaagaaagggatagataataagacagaaaatataatattgcctctttataaatccatggtacatccacatcctgtatactgcatgcagatgtggtcgccccatctgaaaaaagagatatattgaaattggaaaaggttcagaaaggggcaacaaaaatgattagggatatggaattgCTGCCATATTtggagagattaatgagactgggacttttcagcttggaaaggagatgactacggggggatatgatagagatctataaaatcatgactggtgtggagaaagtaaatatggaagtgttatttactctctcttgtaacacaagaactcggggtcaccaaatcaaattaataggcagtaggtttaaaacaaaaggaagtattttttcacacaacgcacagtcaacctgtggaactccttgttgtgaaggccaagactataacagggtcaaaaaaagaactagataagttcatggaggataggtccatcaatggctattagcaaggatgggcagggatggtgtccctagccactgtttgccagaagctcagactggacgacaggggatggatcacttgatgattacctgttctgttcattttttctggggcacctggcattggccacagtcagaagataggatactgggctagatgaacctttggtctgacctagtatagccgttcttatgtaaattaaCTGAGTGGCATTCACACTACTTTGTTATGCCACACAGCTCTGTGCTACCCACTACTGGTATCAATAAGTGCCACACCTAGCTGTGTGCCAGCATTTAAATGAGGATCTGGTCGAGATGACCATGGAGCAATGGAAGGCGCACAGACAGATCCACAGGCGTCTGATCCAGGTgtgaagcagtgcactgtgggatggCAGTGGGAGGATTGCCTGAAGCGGAATACTTAAGAATTTGTCCACACGAACCTTAAAGCAAATAAACTCACTGCAGTGAGAAGTTAACTTCTCTTCCAAAGAGGATTAATTGCTGCCAACTATGATACTAaataacttgattaaaaaaaagttgagtgTGGGCACAAGACACTTTAATGCAAACAAACTAAAGTTAAGCTGATGTAAgaccccatgtagacaagccctgagatatCAAAAGACAGGCAGGATTGGACCAGGCCAGCAGTTGGACAGAAGTCTCTCAATGGAATTCGGTATCAAGGTGCTGCAGGAAATGGTGTTGGTGGTTTGTATTGAAAGACTGAATGGGGCACGAGACTGAGAGTGGGAATGCTGAGATACTGTTCCTGGCTTGCCAATGACCTGTGTGATCTTTGGTAGGTCATGATCTGTTTCTTCAGCTGCCTAATGGGTGATACTTGTTTACAGAACCTTTGCAAACCACTCTGAGATCTCTAAGAATGACTATTCTACAGTGGTGATCGAGTCAGTGTCAAGGGATGGCTCTGAGAGGCTGCTGTGCTACTAAAAAACGCCAAGTTTCTGACAACTCGTAAGACTGAAGTCTTGATTATTACAATGTCTGTGGTACCATTTGCCAGAGCACTGGTAGAGCACCCTGGCCAAATTCTATCTGAGTCATTACATTCTACTTCCCTTAATTCCGCTTCAAGCTGAGAAGTGATTCTTCCCTTTCCTTAAACTGTTTTGTACTGTTGTTAAATAGCtgtcatgttccaccccagaggtggctgcaattTGCtgatatttcctttgttttccgcACAACCCATGGGGATTCGTCAGCATGAAAAGTGCTTTAGAATCTAGAGTATCATCTGTGGAACTTTGGACTtccgttttatttttttttttccttccagctgCCTATTGGCAGTTCCAGTGAGAAAAGCTTAATTTGACCCCATGGCCCAGCAGTGATAGCCCTACGCTGCCCTGTACGTGGCCTAGGTCATTGGATCCTGCACATATAGTCAAGATCTGGAAGCGTAAGAATGATGGCCTTGCAGCCGCTTCATcatcagtttctccttggagaaGAGCTGCACGTGCCCTGTGCCTGTGGAATCATGAGGCAGTTGTGGAATGTAcacaggcggggggagggggagtttggtCTGAACACAGAGGAAAAAGAGAGACCTGTTGACTGACACTAAAGGCAATGAAAGCTCAGCCCTGGGAAAACTAGAGCGCCACTGCTCTGTCTCCAGACCGGGGCTGGACATATTAGCTGCTGGGAAACCTGCAGGCTGTGGCTGAAGTTAAAGGGGCAGTGAATGTGGAGTGTAGACACGGGAGCACTAAAACCACTCTTTGGGGGGTGCCTTCCTCTGGAGCGTCTGGCATTTGCCAATGCTGGATGATTGATCCCATCTGATAAATCCTCTAGTCTCTAACTCCACGTCTTGCTCGGTTACAGCCTCCTTTGTGCCTAACAACATTCCCATATTTCCTCTTTGCTGCCTAGATTTCCCAAGTCTGTAGTAGCTCTTTGTTGCCCCTCTTGAAGAGCCTCGACCttctggggctggagagggcGCTGAGATCGGTGAAGCAGGAGGTGCGCTGGCGGTTGAGACGCTTGGATTTCAGGCAGATTGCTTCCCTGGCAGAGTACGTGGCAGCCAGCAAGCAGGCGGAGGATCAGAATGAGCTGCTGAGCGACATGGTGAAGCACCTGGAGCTGCGCTGGACGGAGATTGGGGACACGAGAGCTGTGGTGGCAATGATGGTGAAGCTCGGACACCTCTCGAAGACCCTGATGGACCGGCTGGAGGACAAGGTATAGGCAGCAGCTCAGACATGCTTGAGTCTCctgcagggtggattgatttaaataaatccttttaaATCTCCAATTttatcatgatttaaatcagcaagctggaagccttgatttaaatcagcaatttTAATTGTGCTTTCTAGTTATTTTCATTGGCTAGTAATCATTGAAACGTTGATTTGCAATGAAATACGGCCTCTACACCAAATTTGGTGCTGCTTTTTGTTAACCAGGAGGATAAACTCTATCTATACACAGATATTGAACTAGATACAGTTTAACTTACATGTAtttagattcttaatttttacatttattcCATGAGAAtgatgaatgatgcatttctcaCTTCCTAgaggattaattttttacttgcaGTTTGTGTCAAGCTGTATCGGATGGAAAGTCAAATTTAATtgcaaatgcacaaaaacagaactttacatgttttatttaaataaactaccttaaatgtgctggatacataaggaaAAAGTTTAgcaaaattagggctgtcaagtgatttaaaaaaatctactcgCAAATAAGCGCTCGTAGGCATTTATACAGCACGTCAGGCATCCGTGGCAGGATATTCCTTCGGGGGCCTCCTAGGGGTTTTTGATGTGGAATGTTTTCCCACCACCATCcccatccattttttttttttttaaaaagccgtGATCCTGAATATGACAAGCCAAATGACCCACAGATCTGGTCTGAGGTTAAGGAGAGAACTGTTGTGGTTTACTTTACACTTTACTGAAATGGCTCCATAGTGAGACTCTGTAGAGAGCCTGCCTCACCCCCAGGGCCAGACTCCACTGAGATCTGAGCATAGAGTTGCAGAATCTGCTCATTGTGGGGGCAGGCTGCCCTGAGACTCCCCCCACTTTAAATTATCACAGACTGGGAGAAAAGGAATGTTACCTTAGTTCCCTTTCCATTCCTCTCTCCTTCCAGTTCAGCCTGGTTCTGAATCAGATGGCTCGTGAATCACAGCTTTGCAGGCCTGTGCCCGTGGATTAGCTCATTGTTCCGGTGCTTACTAGATGTCCTTCAGGCACGTGATCTGGGCTGGGGAAACGCTCCCCAGGTTGAAACCACCAATGAGATCTCTAGGTGGTTGTTTGACTGCAGCTATGTCAAATTCAGTACTCGCCTTCTCCATGGTGGGTACTGGCCCAAAGAGCTGCCACAGAAACCTCTGTAGTTCATGAGCCCCATGTCTCTCTCTTCCTGGACCCTGGGGATAAATATTTGCTACAGACATTGGTATatgctaataaaaaataccacAGTTTAGACTGGTTGGGTTAGGATCTTGCCAGATAGCAAATTAAACACAGTGGGGTAAGGTTAGTAATTGGTGAGATTCCAAGGGAAACACCAGGAAATGGTGTTAGTGATTCACTAGGGGACACTCTTTCCCCTGTGTCAGTACTCACTTTGCTGGTGCATTGGTTTAGATGCTCAGATCCCATGGGACTGAGCCCGGCATAAACCCTTAAAGTTAGAGTGCTGTTGTCTTTTGGATGAAATGTAAACATATGCTCAGAATTTAAAGCCGGAAGGAACCGTTCCATCATCTAGTCTCCTTTCCTGCATAGGaaaggtctttttttttaaaggctccagaggcaatccaaGTAACGACAGGCCCGTAAACCTAacctcagtaccaggcaaattgattgaaactgaattaaagaacagaattatcagacatgagTTGTTGATAGAGATAGATGAACTCGatttgttggggaggagtcaaaatggcttttgtaaaatcatgcatcaccaatctattagaattgttTGAGGGGGATCAACAAACagggacaagggtgatccagtggatatagtgtacttagactttcagaatgcctttgacaaggtctctcccaaaaagctcttaagcaaactaagtagtcctgggataaaagggaaggtcttctcagtaactggttaacagacagaaaacaaagggtaggaataaatagtcaggcTCCTACAgggattagccaagatggtcagggatgcaaccctgtgccctgggtatccctaagcctctgactgatGCCAGGACTGGGCAACAGGAcggataattgccttgttctgttcattccctctgaagcatctggcattggccactgtcagaagagaggatacaAGCTAAATGGACCattcccagtatggccattcttatgtttataaatttcacccagttgctCCTGTATTGAGTCCATACTGGCCACTTGTGGTTGTAATAGGTCCCATAGTATTTTTTGCATAGTAATCAGTGTAGCACTGATACCCTGACCACATTCAGTCAgaagtaattacattctgcctccttTAATTCTCCCCTCTGGATACAATGGTTTTCACATCATATCTCATACTGTTTATTACTGTGAGCTGCTATGTTctgctccagaggtggctgcatttcagtgctggatgATCTTTGAGAGGGTGTTTTGTAAGATACTTTGAAATGTGCCAGATATGTAAGTGATTAATCGTGTAAATAGTTTTATCCCACTTTTACTCTCTATGCTTAATGTCTGTTGGCAGGCTTTGGAATTAGCCGAGCAATTCACTGCTGAGGACATTCGGAAACTGACATTAGCTTTAGCGATCCAGAAGCGGCGCTCTGTCCCCCTGCTCCGGGCCATTTCCTACCATCTGGTTCAGAAGCACTTTACCCTCAGCACTAGCGTTCTGGTGGACTTGGCCTTTGCATATGGTAAGTGAGTCCAGCCATCCCCTGAACTACTCAGTCAAGTATCACACCAGCAGAGTCCAGTGCAGCACAGTCATTGCGTTGAACTAGGACTTTAGGACATCACTACCATGATGATGCCGTCCTGGCTGAGAGTTCTAAGCTCATACATTCAAATACAAATAACTTGACCCAGTGGGTTGAAATCTCTCTTGACCCAGCTTTGG carries:
- the TBRG4 gene encoding FAST kinase domain-containing protein 4 isoform X2, with the translated sequence MAARLVQRCCRRLFGGSTFASLANPASLLAPASKTVIARALPQGALASLYTSGLSRQIDTHSVKKQGYSGHPENRKIDELIASAPSPGDLLHVGEHDSLNGKQASALIIQLSRLVVKENLKPKSILQDSRFQRVLGVLHSQISQVCSSSLLPLLKSLDLLGLERALRSVKQEVRWRLRRLDFRQIASLAEYVAASKQAEDQNELLSDMVKHLELRWTEIGDTRAVVAMMVKLGHLSKTLMDRLEDKALELAEQFTAEDIRKLTLALAIQKRRSVPLLRAISYHLVQKHFTLSTSVLVDLAFAYGKLNFHDTQVFQKMASDLHARVFEMTPGDVGRCIKSFAYLKWLSLPLFEAFTQYTLDNADRFNTLKLCDIILSFARLNFQPSRSENFYNMIHEKLGDQLGSLNPHLLTDLVWSLCVLQQAKTPYLQSVLAPQFYRQLLDDQTPRGQNYRLKLMHINAAARLESPGYEGPFLPPEALSAPEPPEDRKATPLQSSLQEVLNEVAKSEVNRRFNVHTIYGWQLDAEMMLNSDSQPLPIKDFASPHLLQSEGTKPPPHNTMR